One Micromonospora eburnea genomic region harbors:
- a CDS encoding CTP synthase, whose translation MAPSARTTRHIFVTGGVASSLGKGLTASSLGTLLTARGLRVVMQKLDPYLNVDPGTMNPFQHGEVFVTEDGAETDLDVGHYERFLDRDLSGKANVTTGQIYSAVIAKERRGEYLGDTVQVIPHITNEIKSRILGMGEPDAEGQVPDVVITEVGGTVGDIESLPFLEAIRQVRHDLGRDNCFYLHVSLVPYLAPSGELKTKPTQHSVAQLRSIGIQPDALVLRCDRDIPDKVKEKLSLYCDVDREAVTAAPDAPSIYDIPKVLHREGLDAYVVRRLGVSFRDVDWSRWDDLLERVHQPRHTVTVALVGKYVDLPDAYLSVSEAIRAAGFGHRARVQLRWVPSDDCVTPAGAAAALAGVDGIVIPGGFGVRGIEGKIGTVRYARENGIPLLGLCLGLQCMTIEVARHLAGLDGANSLEFDEEAKHPVIATMADQEDIVAGKGDLGGTMRLGAYPAKLAEGSLVAEAYGSTEVSERHRHRYEVNNAYRDQLTKAGLHISGTSPDGRLVEFVELDRKLHPFFVATQAHPELKSRPTRPHPLFAAFVEAAVAYSQADQLPVDLATAPPEAAAAKASRKGAAAAAKATSAS comes from the coding sequence TTGGCCCCATCAGCACGGACGACCAGGCACATTTTCGTCACCGGGGGCGTCGCCTCCTCGCTGGGTAAGGGCCTCACCGCCTCCAGCCTCGGCACCCTGCTGACCGCGCGCGGGCTGCGCGTGGTGATGCAGAAGCTCGACCCGTACCTCAACGTCGACCCGGGGACGATGAACCCGTTCCAGCACGGTGAGGTCTTCGTCACCGAGGACGGTGCCGAGACCGATCTCGACGTCGGCCACTACGAGCGGTTCCTGGACCGGGACCTGTCCGGCAAGGCGAACGTCACCACCGGGCAGATCTACTCGGCGGTGATCGCCAAGGAGCGGCGTGGCGAGTACCTGGGCGACACGGTTCAGGTCATCCCGCACATCACCAACGAGATCAAGTCGCGGATCCTCGGCATGGGCGAGCCGGACGCCGAGGGGCAGGTCCCCGACGTGGTGATCACCGAGGTCGGTGGCACGGTCGGCGACATCGAGTCGCTGCCGTTCCTGGAGGCGATCCGGCAGGTCCGCCACGACCTGGGCCGGGACAACTGCTTCTACCTGCACGTCTCGCTGGTGCCGTACCTGGCGCCGTCCGGCGAGCTGAAGACCAAGCCGACGCAGCACTCGGTGGCGCAGCTGCGCAGCATCGGCATCCAGCCGGACGCCTTGGTGCTGCGCTGCGACCGGGACATCCCGGACAAGGTCAAGGAGAAGCTCTCCCTCTACTGCGACGTGGACCGGGAGGCGGTCACCGCCGCCCCGGACGCGCCGAGCATCTACGACATCCCGAAGGTGCTGCACCGCGAGGGCCTCGACGCGTACGTGGTACGCCGGCTCGGCGTGTCCTTCCGGGACGTGGACTGGTCCCGCTGGGACGACCTGCTGGAGCGGGTGCACCAGCCGCGGCACACGGTGACCGTGGCGCTGGTCGGCAAGTACGTCGACCTGCCCGACGCGTACCTGTCGGTGAGCGAGGCGATCCGGGCCGCCGGCTTCGGCCACCGGGCCCGGGTGCAACTGCGCTGGGTGCCCAGTGACGACTGCGTCACCCCGGCCGGCGCGGCGGCCGCCCTGGCCGGCGTCGACGGCATCGTCATTCCCGGCGGTTTCGGCGTACGTGGCATCGAGGGCAAGATCGGCACCGTCCGGTACGCCCGGGAGAACGGCATCCCGCTGCTCGGCCTCTGCCTCGGCCTGCAGTGCATGACCATCGAGGTGGCCCGCCACCTGGCCGGCCTCGACGGGGCGAACTCGCTGGAGTTCGACGAGGAGGCCAAGCACCCGGTGATCGCCACGATGGCCGACCAGGAGGACATCGTCGCCGGCAAGGGCGACCTGGGCGGGACCATGCGGCTCGGGGCGTACCCGGCGAAGTTGGCCGAGGGCTCGCTGGTCGCCGAGGCGTACGGCAGCACCGAGGTCAGCGAGCGGCACCGGCACCGGTACGAGGTGAACAACGCCTACCGCGACCAGCTCACCAAGGCCGGCCTGCACATCTCGGGCACCTCGCCGGACGGACGGCTGGTCGAGTTCGTCGAGCTGGACCGGAAGCTGCACCCGTTCTTCGTGGCCACCCAGGCGCACCCGGAGCTGAAGAGCCGCCCGACCCGGCCGCATCCGCTGTTCGCCGCGTTCGTCGAGGCCGCCGTCGCGTACTCCCAGGCCGACCAGCTCCCGGTCGACCTGGCGACCGCCCCGCCGGAGGCGGCGGCCGCGAAGGCGAGCCGCAAGGGCGCCGCCGCCGCGGCGAAGGCGACGTCCGCGTCGTGA
- a CDS encoding NUDIX domain-containing protein, with amino-acid sequence MSAVEHRYEVTGHREVWSGRIFSVVSDDVTMPGGGTASREYVRHVGAVAVVALDEAGQVVLIRQYRHPVGRHLWELPAGLMDVSGEDLVAAAARELAEEADLTAGTFDVLVDLHSSPGFSDEVVRVFLARDLADVPVEQRHDRRDEEADLQVVRVDLDEAVGMVLAGEITNAAGVAGLLAAARARAGGFTELRRPEAPLPR; translated from the coding sequence GTGAGCGCGGTCGAGCACCGGTACGAGGTGACCGGCCACCGGGAGGTCTGGTCCGGCCGGATCTTCTCGGTGGTCAGTGACGACGTCACCATGCCCGGCGGTGGCACCGCTTCCCGGGAGTACGTCCGGCATGTGGGCGCGGTGGCCGTGGTGGCGCTGGACGAGGCGGGACAGGTGGTGCTGATCCGGCAGTACCGGCATCCGGTCGGCCGGCACCTGTGGGAGTTGCCGGCCGGGCTGATGGACGTCAGCGGTGAGGACCTGGTCGCCGCCGCGGCCCGGGAACTGGCCGAGGAGGCCGACCTGACCGCCGGCACCTTCGACGTCCTGGTCGACCTGCACAGCTCGCCGGGCTTCTCCGACGAGGTGGTCCGGGTCTTCCTGGCCCGCGACCTCGCCGACGTGCCCGTCGAGCAGCGGCACGACCGGCGCGACGAGGAGGCCGACCTCCAGGTCGTCCGGGTCGACCTGGACGAGGCGGTCGGGATGGTCCTGGCGGGGGAGATCACCAACGCCGCCGGCGTGGCCGGGCTGTTGGCCGCTGCCCGGGCGCGGGCGGGCGGCTTCACCGAGCTGCGTCGGCCGGAGGCGCCGCTGCCCCGGTGA
- a CDS encoding TM2 domain-containing protein, translating to MTTPSYQPQGVSDKSKVVAGILGILLGFFGAGRFYMGDTKTGVLQLVVSVVTCGLGSIWGLIDGILILINGGVDGQGRPLRD from the coding sequence ATGACCACTCCCTCTTACCAACCCCAGGGTGTCTCCGACAAGAGCAAGGTCGTCGCGGGCATCCTCGGAATCCTGCTTGGCTTCTTCGGCGCCGGGCGCTTCTACATGGGCGACACCAAGACGGGCGTCCTCCAGCTCGTGGTGAGCGTCGTGACCTGCGGCCTCGGCTCGATCTGGGGTCTCATCGACGGCATCCTGATCCTGATCAACGGCGGTGTCGACGGCCAGGGGCGCCCGCTGCGCGACTGA
- the ald gene encoding alanine dehydrogenase, with the protein MKVGIPREVKNHEYRVAITPAGVNEFTRHGHEVFVESGAGVGSSIADEEFAAAGAKILASADEVWDTAELVLKVKEPVAEEHHRMRAGQVLFTYLHLAASRECTDALVDREVTGIAYETVELPDRSLPLLAPMSEVAGRLAPQVGAFYMMRTGGGRGVLPGGVSGVYAAKTVVIGAGVSGMNAAAIALGMQSEVLLLDKNVARLRQADAIYRGHLQTVASNAYEIERAVLDADLVIGAVLVPGAKAPKLVSNELVSRMKPGSVLVDIAIDQGGCFEDSRPTTHADPVYKVHESIFYCVANMPGAVPNTSTHALTNVTLPYALELANQGWRQALRNDPALALGLNTHAGRVVYGPVAEAHDMDVLPLAEVLA; encoded by the coding sequence GTGAAGGTCGGAATCCCCCGTGAGGTCAAGAATCACGAGTACCGCGTCGCGATCACACCCGCTGGCGTCAACGAGTTCACCCGCCACGGCCACGAGGTGTTCGTGGAGTCCGGCGCGGGCGTCGGCTCCAGCATCGCCGACGAGGAGTTCGCGGCCGCCGGCGCGAAGATCCTCGCCAGCGCGGACGAGGTCTGGGACACCGCCGAGCTGGTGCTCAAGGTCAAGGAGCCGGTCGCCGAGGAGCACCACCGGATGCGCGCGGGGCAGGTGCTCTTCACCTACCTGCACCTGGCCGCCTCCCGCGAGTGCACCGACGCACTGGTCGACCGCGAGGTCACCGGCATCGCGTACGAGACCGTCGAGCTGCCCGACCGCTCGCTGCCGCTGCTCGCCCCGATGTCCGAGGTGGCCGGTCGACTCGCCCCACAGGTGGGCGCCTTCTACATGATGCGTACCGGCGGTGGGCGGGGCGTGCTGCCGGGTGGCGTCTCCGGCGTCTACGCGGCCAAGACGGTGGTCATCGGCGCCGGCGTCTCCGGCATGAACGCCGCCGCGATCGCGCTGGGCATGCAGTCCGAGGTGCTGCTGCTGGACAAGAACGTCGCCCGGCTGCGTCAGGCCGATGCCATCTATCGTGGCCACCTGCAGACCGTGGCCTCCAACGCGTACGAGATCGAGCGGGCCGTGCTCGACGCGGACCTGGTGATCGGCGCGGTGCTGGTGCCCGGGGCGAAGGCGCCGAAGCTCGTCTCCAACGAGCTGGTGTCCCGGATGAAGCCGGGCAGCGTGCTCGTCGACATCGCCATCGACCAGGGTGGCTGCTTCGAGGACTCGCGCCCCACCACGCACGCCGATCCGGTCTACAAGGTGCACGAGTCGATCTTCTATTGCGTGGCGAACATGCCCGGGGCGGTGCCGAACACCAGCACCCACGCGCTGACGAACGTCACCCTGCCGTACGCCCTCGAACTGGCCAACCAGGGCTGGCGTCAGGCGCTGCGCAACGACCCGGCCCTGGCGCTGGGCCTGAACACCCACGCCGGCAGGGTCGTCTACGGCCCGGTCGCCGAGGCGCACGACATGGACGTGCTGCCGTTGGCCGAGGTGCTGGCATGA
- a CDS encoding site-specific tyrosine recombinase XerD, which translates to MTAAESGAGPGVQPAPALRRAVRGYLDHLTVERGLAANTLASYRRDLDRYLATLAAAGVADLAAVGAAEVEGHLARLRAGDADHPPLSVSSAARAASAVRGLHRFALREGLAGADPSRDVRPPTPPRRLPRALPVDDVIRLLEAAGPGTGTGDAASRALRDRALLEFLYGTGARISEAVGAAVDDLDVDEGTVLLRGKGGRTRLVPVGGYAVEALRAWLVRGRPALLAAGRGTPAVFVNARGAPLTRQGAWTVLRGAAERAGLPVAGADAVSPHTLRHSYATHLLDGGADVRVVQELLGHASVTTTQVYTLVTVERLREVYATAHPRAHG; encoded by the coding sequence CTGACCGCCGCAGAGTCCGGGGCCGGCCCGGGTGTGCAGCCCGCGCCGGCCCTGCGCCGTGCCGTCCGGGGCTACCTGGACCACCTCACCGTCGAGCGTGGCCTCGCCGCGAACACCCTTGCCTCGTATCGCCGGGACCTGGACCGCTACCTGGCGACCCTGGCCGCGGCCGGGGTGGCCGACCTGGCCGCCGTCGGGGCCGCCGAGGTCGAGGGGCACCTGGCCCGGCTGCGTGCCGGCGACGCCGACCACCCGCCCCTGTCGGTGTCGTCGGCGGCCCGCGCCGCCAGCGCCGTGCGCGGCCTGCACCGCTTCGCGCTGCGCGAGGGGCTGGCCGGCGCCGACCCCAGCCGCGACGTCCGCCCGCCCACCCCGCCGCGCCGGCTGCCCCGGGCGTTGCCGGTCGACGACGTCATCCGGTTGCTGGAGGCCGCCGGCCCGGGCACCGGCACCGGCGACGCGGCGTCCCGCGCGCTGCGCGACCGGGCGCTGCTGGAGTTCCTGTACGGCACCGGCGCGCGTATCTCGGAGGCGGTCGGCGCGGCGGTGGACGACCTGGACGTGGACGAGGGGACCGTGCTGCTGCGCGGCAAGGGTGGCCGGACCCGCCTCGTGCCGGTCGGCGGGTACGCGGTCGAGGCGCTGCGCGCCTGGCTGGTGCGCGGCCGTCCGGCACTGCTCGCCGCCGGCCGGGGCACCCCGGCGGTCTTCGTCAACGCCCGGGGTGCGCCACTGACCCGGCAGGGCGCCTGGACCGTCCTGCGTGGCGCCGCCGAACGGGCCGGCCTGCCGGTGGCCGGAGCCGACGCGGTCTCCCCGCACACCCTGCGCCACTCGTACGCGACCCACCTGCTCGACGGCGGCGCGGACGTCCGGGTGGTGCAGGAACTGCTCGGCCACGCCTCGGTGACCACCACCCAGGTCTACACGCTGGTCACCGTGGAGCGACTGCGCGAGGTGTACGCCACCGCCCACCCACGGGCCCACGGCTGA
- a CDS encoding ParA family protein: protein MAGNADRAETWTSELREQQASLGADLGPADPAAYTMRRPIPEPMPTDRHGPARIIAMANQKGGVGKTTTTINLGAALAEYGRKVLLVDFDPQGALSVGLGVNPHNLDLSVYNLLMQDDVTADDVLIKTDVAGLHLLPANIDLSAAEIQLVNEVAREMALARVLKSIRKEYDFILIDCQPSLGLLAINALTVAHGVLIPLECEFFSLRGVALLLDTIDKVRERLNFDLELEGILATMYDSRTTHCRQVLQRVVEAFGDKVYQTVITKTVKFPESTVAGAPITTLDPASSGARNYRQLAREVIAAEAER, encoded by the coding sequence ATGGCTGGCAACGCGGACCGTGCCGAGACCTGGACGTCGGAGCTCCGTGAGCAGCAGGCGTCGCTCGGCGCCGACCTTGGTCCCGCCGACCCGGCCGCGTACACGATGCGCAGGCCGATCCCGGAGCCGATGCCGACCGACCGGCACGGCCCGGCGCGGATCATCGCGATGGCCAACCAGAAGGGTGGCGTCGGCAAGACCACCACCACCATCAATCTGGGTGCCGCGCTCGCCGAGTACGGCCGCAAGGTGCTGCTGGTCGACTTCGACCCGCAGGGCGCGCTCTCCGTCGGCCTGGGCGTCAACCCGCACAACCTCGACCTCTCGGTCTACAACCTGCTCATGCAGGACGATGTCACCGCCGACGACGTCCTGATCAAGACCGACGTGGCCGGGCTGCACCTGCTGCCGGCCAACATCGACCTCTCCGCCGCCGAGATCCAGTTGGTCAACGAGGTCGCGCGGGAGATGGCCCTGGCCCGGGTGCTCAAGTCGATCCGCAAGGAGTACGACTTCATCCTGATCGACTGCCAGCCCTCGCTGGGCCTGCTGGCGATCAACGCGCTGACCGTGGCGCACGGCGTGCTCATCCCGCTGGAGTGCGAGTTCTTCAGCCTGCGCGGGGTCGCGCTGCTGCTGGACACCATCGACAAGGTGCGCGAGCGGCTCAACTTCGATCTGGAGCTCGAAGGCATCCTCGCCACCATGTACGACAGCCGCACCACCCACTGCCGCCAGGTGCTCCAGCGGGTGGTGGAGGCGTTCGGCGACAAGGTCTACCAGACCGTGATCACCAAGACCGTGAAGTTCCCTGAGTCGACCGTCGCCGGCGCCCCGATCACGACCCTCGATCCGGCCTCCTCCGGCGCCCGCAACTACCGTCAGTTGGCCCGTGAGGTGATCGCCGCCGAGGCCGAACGGTAG
- a CDS encoding segregation and condensation protein A produces MTAPPLDPPAGPGRAADPATGAEAEGAVPAAHAEPAAEVDGVGPADPAEDSGRFTVRLDNFTGPFDLLLQLISKHKLDVTEVALHKVTDEFIAYLRAMGDQWDLDETSEFLLVAATLLDLKAARLLPAAEVEDEEDLALLEARDLLFARLLQYKAYKEAAAHLAELEAVGGRRYPRAVTLEPRYAEALPDLVLGIGPERLLKLALKAMTPKPVPEVSIAHVHMVRVSVREHAEIISARLRRAGTATFTLLCADCEITLEVVARFLALLELYRQGLVAFVQEQALEELTVRWTGPTDGDTELTVDEYAGSAEPAAPVAPTGDDTATTREDRDE; encoded by the coding sequence GTGACCGCACCGCCCCTCGACCCGCCCGCCGGCCCGGGCCGCGCCGCCGACCCGGCAACCGGTGCCGAGGCCGAGGGTGCCGTCCCGGCGGCCCACGCCGAGCCGGCCGCGGAGGTTGACGGCGTCGGCCCGGCCGACCCCGCCGAGGATTCCGGCAGGTTCACCGTCCGGCTGGACAACTTCACCGGCCCGTTCGACCTGCTGCTGCAGCTCATCAGCAAGCACAAGCTCGACGTCACCGAGGTGGCCCTGCACAAGGTCACCGACGAGTTCATCGCGTACCTGCGCGCGATGGGGGACCAGTGGGACCTGGACGAGACCAGCGAGTTCCTGCTGGTCGCCGCCACCCTGCTCGACCTGAAGGCGGCCCGGCTGCTGCCCGCCGCCGAGGTGGAGGACGAGGAGGACCTCGCCCTGCTGGAGGCCCGGGACCTGCTCTTCGCCCGGCTGCTGCAGTACAAGGCGTACAAGGAGGCGGCGGCGCACCTGGCCGAGCTGGAGGCGGTCGGGGGCCGGCGCTACCCACGGGCGGTCACCCTGGAACCCCGGTACGCCGAGGCCCTGCCCGACCTGGTGCTCGGCATCGGTCCCGAGCGGCTGCTCAAGCTGGCGTTGAAGGCGATGACCCCGAAGCCGGTGCCCGAGGTGTCCATCGCGCACGTGCACATGGTCCGGGTCAGCGTCCGGGAGCACGCGGAGATCATCTCCGCCCGGCTGCGGCGCGCCGGCACGGCGACCTTCACGCTGCTCTGCGCCGACTGCGAGATCACCCTGGAGGTGGTGGCCCGCTTCCTGGCCCTGCTGGAGCTGTACCGGCAGGGGCTGGTCGCCTTCGTCCAGGAGCAGGCCCTGGAGGAGCTGACCGTCCGGTGGACCGGCCCCACCGACGGCGACACCGAGCTGACCGTCGACGAGTACGCCGGCTCCGCCGAGCCGGCCGCCCCGGTGGCGCCCACCGGCGACGACACGGCAACCACGCGGGAGGATCGTGATGAGTGA
- the scpB gene encoding SMC-Scp complex subunit ScpB, whose translation MSDEERRDSLADQAAAWVPPWQRPAPAPAQRPEPDPESESEPESAGQVAEPQPAADLGSERHQEGLMPSKVSTADETEPQAAPDLDAEAPVQAPSGAEIPEESSGGETGAAGTAGLGDSAGEGDENGVPPKRGRRRASPEPAPELGDAELRGALEAILLVVDQPVSELTLAQVLEQPPERIGPMLDDIAAGYTAAGHGFELRRAAGGWRLYTRPEYAGYVERFVLDGQSVRLTQAALETLAVVAYKQPVTRSRISAIRGVNCDGVLRTLVSRGLVEECGTEPDSGAFLYRTTTMFLEKLGLNSVDDLPPLAPFLPDDVEELADATR comes from the coding sequence ATGAGTGACGAGGAGCGCCGAGACTCGCTGGCCGACCAGGCGGCGGCCTGGGTCCCGCCGTGGCAGCGCCCCGCACCCGCACCCGCGCAGCGCCCTGAGCCGGATCCGGAGTCCGAGTCCGAGCCTGAGTCCGCCGGGCAGGTCGCCGAGCCCCAGCCCGCAGCAGATCTTGGAAGCGAACGGCACCAGGAGGGGCTGATGCCTTCCAAGGTCTCCACGGCCGACGAGACGGAGCCGCAGGCCGCTCCGGATCTTGACGCGGAAGCGCCCGTGCAGGCGCCGAGCGGGGCCGAGATCCCCGAGGAGAGCAGTGGGGGCGAGACGGGGGCGGCGGGGACCGCCGGGCTCGGAGACTCGGCGGGGGAGGGGGACGAGAACGGCGTACCCCCGAAGCGGGGGCGGCGGCGGGCGTCGCCGGAGCCGGCGCCCGAGCTGGGCGACGCCGAGCTGCGGGGGGCGCTGGAGGCGATTCTGCTGGTGGTGGACCAGCCGGTCAGCGAGCTGACCCTGGCCCAGGTGCTGGAACAGCCCCCGGAGCGGATCGGCCCGATGCTCGACGACATCGCGGCCGGCTACACCGCCGCCGGGCACGGCTTCGAGCTGCGCCGGGCCGCCGGAGGCTGGCGGCTCTACACCCGCCCGGAATACGCCGGCTACGTGGAGCGGTTCGTGCTGGACGGGCAGTCCGTCCGGCTCACCCAGGCCGCGCTGGAGACGCTGGCCGTGGTCGCCTACAAGCAGCCGGTGACCCGGTCGCGGATCTCCGCGATCCGGGGTGTCAACTGCGACGGGGTGCTCCGTACCCTGGTCTCCCGCGGCCTGGTCGAGGAGTGCGGCACCGAACCGGACAGCGGGGCGTTCCTCTACCGGACCACCACGATGTTCCTGGAGAAGCTGGGGCTGAACTCGGTGGACGACCTGCCGCCGCTGGCCCCCTTCCTGCCCGACGACGTAGAAGAGCTTGCCGATGCGACGCGATGA
- a CDS encoding pseudouridine synthase, protein MRRDERAPKPDAPVYDSAERLQKVLAAAGVGSRRACEDLIFRRRVTVNGRVAQLGDKADPSRDVIYVDGERLQADTRLVYLAMNKPRGVVSTMADEKGRAALSDFLGNRVEQRVYHVGRLDADSEGLLLLTNDGTLAHRLMHPSYGVSKTYLCEVAGPIPRNLGKRLAAGVELEDGPVQVDSFKVVGTLGKTAQVELTLHEGRKHIVRRLLAEVGHPVSRLVRTSIGPIRLGDLRAGRTRRLTNAEVAALFKAVGD, encoded by the coding sequence ATGCGACGCGATGAACGTGCCCCGAAGCCCGATGCCCCCGTGTACGACAGCGCCGAGCGCCTGCAGAAGGTGCTCGCCGCCGCCGGGGTGGGATCGCGGCGCGCCTGCGAGGACCTGATCTTCCGGCGCCGGGTCACCGTCAACGGCCGGGTCGCCCAGCTCGGCGACAAGGCCGACCCGAGCCGCGACGTGATCTACGTCGACGGCGAGCGGCTGCAGGCCGACACCCGACTGGTCTACCTGGCCATGAACAAGCCCCGCGGTGTCGTCTCCACCATGGCGGACGAGAAGGGCCGTGCCGCGCTGTCGGACTTCCTCGGCAACCGGGTGGAGCAGCGGGTCTACCACGTCGGGCGGCTCGACGCGGACAGCGAGGGCCTGCTGCTGCTCACCAACGACGGCACCCTCGCCCACCGGCTCATGCACCCGTCGTACGGGGTGTCGAAGACGTACCTCTGCGAGGTGGCCGGGCCGATCCCGCGCAACCTGGGCAAGCGGCTGGCGGCCGGCGTCGAGCTGGAGGACGGGCCGGTGCAGGTCGACTCGTTCAAGGTGGTGGGCACCCTGGGCAAGACCGCCCAGGTGGAACTGACCCTGCACGAAGGGCGCAAACACATCGTCCGGCGGCTGCTGGCCGAGGTCGGCCACCCGGTGAGCCGGCTGGTGCGTACCTCGATCGGGCCGATCCGCCTCGGCGACCTGCGCGCCGGACGGACCCGGCGGCTCACGAACGCCGAGGTCGCCGCCCTGTTCAAGGCGGTGGGTGACTGA
- the cmk gene encoding (d)CMP kinase, with protein sequence MGENERTGRCVVAVDGPSGSGKSTVSRRLAVHVGARYLDTGAMYRAITWAVLRSGVDLTDTESVAKVASEVDLHIGTDPQGYGVTADGVDVAKEIRGPEVTGAVSAVAAVPAVRELLVARQRQMIANAGRIVVEGRDIGLVVAPDADLKVYLTASAAARAQRRSAEDAADVAATAADLARRDKLDSTRKINPLQQAPDAVVLDTTELGIDEVVARLHELLTERGVA encoded by the coding sequence GTGGGGGAGAACGAACGGACCGGGCGGTGCGTGGTCGCGGTGGACGGGCCATCCGGTTCGGGTAAGTCCACCGTCTCGCGGCGGCTCGCCGTCCACGTCGGGGCTCGCTACCTCGACACCGGTGCGATGTACCGGGCGATCACCTGGGCGGTGCTGCGCTCCGGCGTCGACCTGACCGACACCGAGTCGGTGGCCAAGGTCGCCAGCGAGGTCGACCTGCACATCGGCACCGACCCCCAGGGGTACGGCGTGACCGCTGACGGCGTCGACGTGGCGAAGGAGATCCGTGGTCCCGAGGTGACCGGCGCGGTCTCCGCCGTGGCCGCCGTGCCAGCCGTACGCGAGCTGCTGGTCGCCCGGCAGCGGCAGATGATCGCGAACGCCGGCCGGATCGTGGTCGAGGGCCGCGACATCGGCCTGGTGGTGGCCCCGGACGCCGACCTGAAGGTCTACCTGACCGCCTCGGCGGCGGCCCGCGCCCAGCGGCGCAGCGCCGAGGACGCCGCCGACGTCGCCGCGACCGCCGCCGACCTGGCCCGCCGCGACAAGCTCGACTCGACCCGCAAGATCAACCCGCTCCAGCAGGCCCCGGACGCGGTCGTGCTCGACACCACCGAGCTGGGCATCGACGAGGTCGTCGCCCGGCTGCACGAGCTGCTCACCGAGCGAGGCGTGGCGTGA
- the der gene encoding ribosome biogenesis GTPase Der, translating into MSDEFGGWVELREPELDAEEPVGPQPVVAVVGRPNVGKSTLVNRIIGRRQAVVEDIPGVTRDRVPYDAQWNGRAFTVVDTGGWEPDAKDRAAAIAAQAEAAVVTADVVLFVVDATVGSTDVDEAAVKMLRRSAKPVILVANKADNAAVEMEATTLWSLGLGEPFPVSALHGRGSGDLLDAIMDALPEAPKVVEHRPRGPRRVALVGRPNVGKSSLLNRFSGEERAVVDSVAGTTVDPVDSLAEIGGETWQLVDTAGLRKRVGKASGTEYYASLRTASAIEAAEVAVVLLDASEVISEQDQRILTMVVEAGRALVIAFNKWDLVDADRRYYLDKEIDRELRRIPWAIRLNLSAKTGRAVDKLAPALRKALASWETRIPTAQLNQWLTALVQATPHPVRGGRAPRVLFATQAGVAPPRFVLFTTGPLDAGYQRFVERKLREEFGFEGSPIEISVRPRKKLGPGGRGKAHG; encoded by the coding sequence GTGAGTGACGAATTTGGGGGCTGGGTCGAGCTGCGCGAACCGGAGCTCGACGCCGAGGAACCGGTTGGCCCGCAGCCGGTGGTGGCCGTCGTCGGCCGGCCCAACGTGGGCAAGTCGACGCTGGTCAACCGGATCATCGGCCGCCGACAGGCGGTCGTCGAGGACATTCCTGGCGTGACCCGCGACCGGGTCCCGTACGACGCGCAGTGGAACGGCCGGGCGTTCACCGTGGTGGACACCGGCGGCTGGGAACCCGACGCGAAGGACCGCGCCGCGGCGATCGCCGCGCAGGCCGAGGCCGCCGTCGTCACCGCCGACGTGGTGCTCTTCGTGGTCGACGCGACGGTCGGCTCGACCGATGTGGACGAGGCCGCGGTGAAGATGCTGCGCCGCAGCGCCAAGCCGGTGATCCTGGTGGCGAACAAGGCCGACAACGCCGCCGTCGAGATGGAGGCGACCACGCTCTGGTCGCTCGGCCTCGGTGAGCCGTTCCCGGTCTCCGCGCTCCACGGTCGGGGCTCCGGCGATCTGCTCGACGCCATCATGGACGCCCTGCCCGAGGCCCCGAAGGTGGTGGAGCACCGCCCCCGCGGCCCGCGCCGGGTGGCCCTGGTGGGCCGGCCCAACGTCGGCAAGTCCAGCCTGCTCAACCGCTTCTCCGGCGAGGAGCGGGCGGTGGTCGACTCGGTCGCCGGCACCACCGTCGACCCGGTCGACAGCCTGGCCGAGATCGGCGGGGAGACCTGGCAGTTGGTGGACACCGCCGGCCTGCGCAAGCGGGTGGGCAAGGCCAGCGGCACCGAGTACTACGCCAGCCTGCGTACCGCCTCGGCGATCGAGGCGGCCGAGGTGGCCGTGGTGCTGCTCGACGCCAGCGAGGTGATCAGCGAACAGGACCAGCGGATCCTCACCATGGTCGTGGAGGCCGGCCGGGCCCTGGTCATCGCGTTCAACAAGTGGGACCTGGTCGACGCCGACCGCCGCTACTACCTGGACAAGGAGATCGACCGGGAGCTGCGCCGCATCCCCTGGGCGATCCGGCTCAACCTGTCGGCGAAGACCGGCCGGGCCGTCGACAAGCTCGCCCCGGCCCTGCGCAAGGCCCTGGCAAGCTGGGAGACGCGGATCCCGACCGCGCAGCTCAACCAGTGGCTCACCGCCCTGGTCCAGGCCACCCCGCACCCGGTACGCGGCGGTCGTGCGCCGCGCGTCCTCTTCGCCACCCAGGCCGGGGTGGCCCCGCCGCGCTTCGTGCTGTTCACCACCGGCCCGCTGGACGCCGGCTACCAGCGCTTCGTCGAGCGCAAGCTCCGCGAGGAGTTCGGCTTCGAGGGCAGCCCGATCGAGATCTCGGTACGCCCGCGCAAGAAGCTCGGCCCGGGCGGGCGCGGTAAGGCCCACGGCTGA